The following are encoded in a window of Stigmatopora nigra isolate UIUO_SnigA chromosome 23, RoL_Snig_1.1, whole genome shotgun sequence genomic DNA:
- the mest gene encoding mesoderm-specific transcript homolog protein isoform X2 has translation MREWWLHVGLMCIPLLAVYLHIPPPQLSPALVKWHNAGRRFSFRGKDIFYRDSRGALGSSDVVVLLHGFPTSSYDWYKIWEPLTQRFNRVIALDFLGFGFSDKPRPHKYSIFEQASAVETLVAHLGLANQRINLLSHDYGDTVALELLYRSNQNRTGHLTINSLCLSNGGLFPETNHPRLLQKLLKDSWSLAPFLMRLTNYYIFQKGIGEVFGPYTQPTDAEFWDMWTSLRYNDGNLVLDSVLQYINQRLKHRERWVGALTSTLVPLHLIYGPLDPVNPHPQFIQHYQRLVRRSTVSVLDEHISHYPQLEDPTGFLNAYFNFIHSF, from the exons ATGAGAGAATGGTGGCTCCACGTCGGCTTGATGTGCATCCCGTTGCTGGCTGTCTACTTGCATATCCCGCCGCCTCAGCTGTCACCTGCCCTGGTCAAGTGGCATAATGCCGGCCGACGCTTCAGCTTTAGGGGCAAGGACATTTTCTACAGAG ACTCTCGCGGCGCCTTGGGAAGCTCTGACGTGGTGGTCCTCCTCCACGGTTTCCCCACGTCCAGCTACGACTGGTACAAG ATTTGGGAGCCTCTCACTCAGCGATTCAACCGGGTCATAGCACTGGACTTCTTGGGCTTTGGCTTCAGTGACAAACCT CGACCGCACAAGTACTCCATCTTCGAGCAGGCCAGTGCAGTGGAGACACTGGTGGCCCACCTGGGTCTGGCCAACCAGCGCATCAACCTGCTGTCACATGACTACGGTGATACAGTGGCCCTGGAGCTTCTATACAG GAGCAACCAGAACCGCACGGGTCACTTGACCATCAACAGTCTGTGCCTTTCCAATGGAG GTCTGTTTCCTGAAACTAACCACCCTCGCCTGCTGCAGAAG CTTCTCAAAGACTCGTGGTCTTTGGCTCCCTTCCTCATGCGGCTCACTAACTACTACATCTTCCAAAAGGG GATCGGGGAAGTCTTCGGACCGTACACTCAGCCGACCGATGCGGAGTTCTGGGACATGTGGACTTCTTTACGCTACAATGACGGCAACCTCGTTTTGGACAG tgtTCTACAGTACATCAACCAGAGATTAAAGCACAGAGAAAGATGGGTCGGCGCACTTACCTCCACTTTAGTGCCAC TGCACCTGATTTATGGCCCACTGGACCCGGTTAACCCCCACCCACAATTTATCCAGCATTACCA GCGGCTAGTGCGGAGGTCGACCGTCAGCGTGCTAGATGAGCACATCAGTCATTACCCTCAGCTTGAAGATCCCACGGGCTTCCTTAACGCTTATTTTAacttcattcactcattttga
- the mest gene encoding mesoderm-specific transcript homolog protein isoform X1, with amino-acid sequence MSLGGATLAFSLNTPELANAKVALSVHNVNLISSFAAPIHAVTMREWWLHVGLMCIPLLAVYLHIPPPQLSPALVKWHNAGRRFSFRGKDIFYRDSRGALGSSDVVVLLHGFPTSSYDWYKIWEPLTQRFNRVIALDFLGFGFSDKPRPHKYSIFEQASAVETLVAHLGLANQRINLLSHDYGDTVALELLYRSNQNRTGHLTINSLCLSNGGLFPETNHPRLLQKLLKDSWSLAPFLMRLTNYYIFQKGIGEVFGPYTQPTDAEFWDMWTSLRYNDGNLVLDSVLQYINQRLKHRERWVGALTSTLVPLHLIYGPLDPVNPHPQFIQHYQRLVRRSTVSVLDEHISHYPQLEDPTGFLNAYFNFIHSF; translated from the exons ATGTCGCTTGGTGGAGCGACATTGGCGTTTAGCTTGAATACGCCTGAGCTGGCTAATGCTAAAGTAGCATTAAGTGTTCAcaatgtcaatttgatttcaagtTTTGCTGCTCCCATTCATGCCGTGACAATGAGAGAATGGTGGCTCCACGTCGGCTTGATGTGCATCCCGTTGCTGGCTGTCTACTTGCATATCCCGCCGCCTCAGCTGTCACCTGCCCTGGTCAAGTGGCATAATGCCGGCCGACGCTTCAGCTTTAGGGGCAAGGACATTTTCTACAGAG ACTCTCGCGGCGCCTTGGGAAGCTCTGACGTGGTGGTCCTCCTCCACGGTTTCCCCACGTCCAGCTACGACTGGTACAAG ATTTGGGAGCCTCTCACTCAGCGATTCAACCGGGTCATAGCACTGGACTTCTTGGGCTTTGGCTTCAGTGACAAACCT CGACCGCACAAGTACTCCATCTTCGAGCAGGCCAGTGCAGTGGAGACACTGGTGGCCCACCTGGGTCTGGCCAACCAGCGCATCAACCTGCTGTCACATGACTACGGTGATACAGTGGCCCTGGAGCTTCTATACAG GAGCAACCAGAACCGCACGGGTCACTTGACCATCAACAGTCTGTGCCTTTCCAATGGAG GTCTGTTTCCTGAAACTAACCACCCTCGCCTGCTGCAGAAG CTTCTCAAAGACTCGTGGTCTTTGGCTCCCTTCCTCATGCGGCTCACTAACTACTACATCTTCCAAAAGGG GATCGGGGAAGTCTTCGGACCGTACACTCAGCCGACCGATGCGGAGTTCTGGGACATGTGGACTTCTTTACGCTACAATGACGGCAACCTCGTTTTGGACAG tgtTCTACAGTACATCAACCAGAGATTAAAGCACAGAGAAAGATGGGTCGGCGCACTTACCTCCACTTTAGTGCCAC TGCACCTGATTTATGGCCCACTGGACCCGGTTAACCCCCACCCACAATTTATCCAGCATTACCA GCGGCTAGTGCGGAGGTCGACCGTCAGCGTGCTAGATGAGCACATCAGTCATTACCCTCAGCTTGAAGATCCCACGGGCTTCCTTAACGCTTATTTTAacttcattcactcattttga